In a single window of the Branchiostoma floridae strain S238N-H82 chromosome 2, Bfl_VNyyK, whole genome shotgun sequence genome:
- the LOC118409255 gene encoding 3'-5' RNA helicase YTHDC2-like isoform X3 has translation MASRGSGRPPPRPRSRNSPPVGQQGMGERMHQGGGNRSGMSRPGSASPQPQGGEGGKRGGRPPPLHKREICIDEEVKIAVRIAVEKFRYNESQKEYEFPSSLTSVERAFIHRYCQSLGIKTKSRGKGSNRYLTIFKKDSRTMGLGTATFSLCRSARHHTHTLLQRFPITGRERQELMPRTERGIGEGHSRDGNRASGLNGRLNNGIQQVPPPRSQSEYDNFRRTLPVAVLQEVIVKTVNENQVVLIAGETGSGKTTQVPQFILDDAQRSNRPCRIICTQPRRISALTVAERVASERGEKIGQTVGYQIRLESRVSPRTLLTFCTNGVLLRTLMGGDSALTTITHVIVDEIHERDRFSDFLLIKLREMLGYFKGLKVVLMSATLNTELFQQYFGSCPIINVSGNLFDVTEFFLEDVLRSTNYSNQKMQKYKKERGQLEQQQSSLDQWYQQSGTPAPGVVSPKEQLTQHLAEKDLDTAQQEDYEERDVSEMEPWLIQEMDKCIMTAWLNNDADAYVQLFHLIMSENVSVDYRHSETCSTTLMIAAGRGNMAAVEQLLALGANINLRAPNGLTALDWARKFGQTDTVEVLEAYIASSEITVSDDTLLVSESSQLSTEDRELLKAYHQSFDDEHVDLDLILCLLFNICSSQEEGAILVFLPGYEEIVTLRDAIMWDDKRFSDTSRYQVYTLHSAMQSGDQKRVFQQAPAGVRKIILSTNIAETSVTINDVVFVIDSGKVKEKSFDALTSVSMLKSVWVSKASAQQRKGRAGRCRPGVCFHLFSRVRYESLQEYQDPELLRTPLQELCLQTKLLSAPNTPIAEFLAKAPEPPAFLVLRNAVQLLKTVDALDMWEDLTELGHHMVDLPIEPRLAKMVLYSVVLKCLDPVLTIACALAYRDPFILPNQPSQKRAAVYCRKKFSAGAYSDHMALLRAFQGWQKAKSDGWERSFCEKNFLCQATMEMIFGMRTQLLGQLRASGFVRARGGGDIRDLNTNSENWAVIKAALCAGSYPNMVRVDRENLWLTTQMEKSVRFHNTSVLGQAANPKVTVALSHAQSVTKLPTDWLVYEEISRAHRYAYVRCCTLMSPVTVAIFAGPSRLPLDALTDPNAPDNRPGGDDQFENYSDSGGEEGENNKRATTKLDDWISFKLDSEAAHLLLQLRFKWHSLFLRRMRAPAKPWSQVDEGVIRAVIGVLSSEEQALGLQQPSGIGQRPRPMFNWDFSSSATESYGSQRGSRKNSTENQVPEPSFLALWKSNESVPVGEENKGDRFYPRTSPANREKRILKRDYRSPREFDNRSDRSSVKSASANSSQASSRTSSCTTSPCPSPNHTRGGERTPPSSASSRSGGRNTPPQRVRTPPFVSPKGGRTPQQSPNVRSDKSSPGAGVSDPNRYFILKCNNQRNLDIAMNQSIWATTPSNEKKLNKAFKDCQNVYLVFSVQGSGHFQGYARMASSISKDKVPEFSSASLGGAFQIEWIKRMSIPFQAAHHLLNPWNENKKVQISRDGQEIEPQVGEQLLKAWDRPVTILNRSPGSSRPSSRPSSGPPSKTSSPQGSPKGQRSQEQRFAGSQKSKDSVTGKSNQLPVPPVHWQTEASAESAIEGSQTEPPSTAGEAANLVLAIPQTSTSSSSSSSPQEEASLPSPSQAVVEPAQQEPPAPAVVEPSEGMPGVGCDVPPAGGEAAHPRGASPPLAVTPPPAFDPTLPMGSATPTMPDPSLPQD, from the exons ATGGCGAGCCGGGGGTCAGGCCGACCGCCTCCGAGACCCAGATCTCGAAACTCTCCTCCTGTGGGTCAGCAGGGGATGGGGGAGAGGATGCACCAGGGAGGAGGGAACAG ATCTGGTATGTCTCGTCCTGGAAGCGCCTCTCCTCAGCCTCAGGGTGGGGAAGGTGGGAAGAGAGGGGGGCGACCGCCACCTCTGCACAAGAGAGAAATCTGCATTGACGAGGAGGTAAAGATTGCTGTCAGGATTGCTGTGGAGAAGTTCAGATATAACGAGAGTCAGAAAG AGTATGAATTTCCATCAAGTTTGACGTCAGTAGAGAGAGCCTTCATCCACAGATACTGTCAGAGCCTGGGAATCAAGACAAAGAGTAGAGG AAAGGGCAGCAACCGCTACCTGACAATCTTCAAGAAGGACAGCCGGACGATGGGGCTGGGTACAGCCACCTTCAGCCTGTGCCGCAGTGCCAGGCACCACACGCACACCCTCCTACAGAGGTTCCCTATCACTGGCAGGGAGAGACAAGAGCTCATGCCCAGGACTGAGAGGGGGATAGGAGAAG GACACAGTAGAGATGGGAACAGAGCTTCAGGGTTGAACGGTCGCCTGAACAACGGTATCCAGCAGGTGCCCCCTCCCCGGTCACAGTCGGAGTACGACAACTTTCGCAGGACCCTGCCTGTGGCTGTCCTCCAGGAAGTCATTGTCAAGACTGTCAATGAGAACCAGGTGGTGCTGATTGCTGGGGAAACTGGGTCAGGGAAGACTACTCAG GTCCCCCAGTTTATCTTAGATGATGCCCAACGTAGCAATCGGCCATGTCGGATCATCTGCACCCAGCCACGCAGAATCTCTGCCCTGACAGTGGCAGAGAGGGTGGCAAGTGAGAGGGGAGAGAAGATTGGACAAACTGTGGGCTACCAGATCAGACTGGAAAGCAG GGTGTCTCCGAGAACCTTGCTGACATTCTGTACCAATGGTGTGTTGCTGAGAACTCTGATGGGAGGGGACAGTGCACTGACTACCATCAcacatgtcattgtg GATGAGATCCATGAGCGAGACAGGTTTAGTGACTTCCTGCTGATCAAGCTGCGTGAGATGCTGGGCTACTTCAAGGGCCTGAAGGTTGTCCTCATGAGTGCAACCCTCAACACTGAACTGTTCCAGCAGTACTTCGGAAGCTGTCCAATCATCAATG TTTCAGGAAACCTGTTTGATGTGACAGAATTTTTCTTGGAAGATGTTTTAAGAAG CACCAACTACTCCAACCAGAAAATGCAGAAGTACAAGAAAGAGAGGGGACAAT TGGAACAACAGCAGTCCTCATTAGACCAGTGGTACCAACAGAGCGGCACCCCTGCCCCAGGAGTGGTTAGTCCCAAAGAACAGCTGACCCAGCACCTGGCTGAGAAGGACTTGGACACAGCACAGCAGGAGGACTATGAG GAGAGGGATGTGAGTGAGATGGAACCCTGGCTGATACAGGAGATGGATAAGTGCATCATGACTGCCTGGCTAAAT AACGATGCCGATGCCTATGTGCAGTTGTTCCATCTCATCATGAGTGAGAATGTCAGCG tTGACTATCGGCACAGCGAGACCTGCTCCACCACCCTGATGATTGCCGCTGGTCGAGGCAACATGGCAGCAGTGGAACAGCTGTTAGCACTGGGAGCCAACATCAACCTCAGAGCACCCAACGGATT GACTGCACTTGACTGGGCAAGAAAGTTTGGCCAGACAGATACTGTGGAGGTGCTAGAAGCTTACAT AGCATCCAGTGAGATCACAGTGAGTGATGACACCCTGCTGGTGAGTGAGAGCAGCCAGTTGAGTACAGAAGACAGGGAACTGCTGAAGGCATACCACCAGAGCTTTGATGATGAACATGTGGACCTGGACCTCATCCTGTGTCTTCTCTTTAACATCTGTAGCAGCCAGGAGGAAG GAGCCATCCTGGTGTTCTTACCTGGCTATGAGGAGATAGTGACCCTGCGAGATGCCATCATGTGGGACGACAAGAGGTTCTCCGATACCAGCAG GTACCAGGTGTACACTCTACACTCTGCCATGCAGTCAGGGGACCAGAAAAGGGTTTTCCAGCAGGCTCCTGCAGGAGTCAGGAAAATT aTCCTGTCAACCAACATTGCTGAAACCAGTGTGACCATCAATGATGTGGTGTTTGTAATAGACTCAGGAAAAGTGAAAGAG AAATCCTTTGATGCTCTGACATCAGTGTCTATGCTGAAAAGCGTGTGGGTGTCTAAAGCCAGTGCCCAGCAGAGGAAGGGCAg GGCAGGGCGGTGTCGGCCAGGTGTGTGTTTCCACCTGTTCAGCAGAGTGAGGTACGAGAGCCTACAGGAGTACCAGGACCCTGAGCTGCTCAGGACTCCGCTACAG GAACTTTGTCTGCAGACCAAGCTCCTGTCTGCACCCAACACCCCCATTGCAGAGTTCCTTGCCAAGGCGCCTGAACCACCTGCTTTCCTGGTGCTGAGAAATGCTGTTCAGTTGCTGAAG ACGGTAGATGCCCTGGACATGTGGGAGGACCTGACAGAGCTGGGGCACCACATGGTGGACCTGCCCATTGAGCCCAGACTGGCCAAGATGGTGCTGTACTCTGTGGTGCTCAAATGTCTGGATCCTGTCCTCACTATCGCCTGTGCTTTGGCATACAGGGATCCCT TTATCCTGCCCAACCAGCCATCCCAGAAGCGTGCAGCTGTGTACTGTAGGAAGAAGTTCTCTGCCGGTGCTTACAGCGATCACATGGCCCTCCTGAGAGCATTTCAG GGCTGGCAGAAGGCCAAGAGTGATGGCTGGGAGCGCAGCTTCTGTGAGAAGAACTTCCTCTGCCAGGCCACCATGGAGATGATCTTCGGCATGAG GACTCAGCTGTTGGGCCAGCTGCGGGCCTCTGGGTTTGTACGCGCACGAGGAGGGGGGGACATCAGGGACCTGAACACCAACTCTGAGAACTGGGCAGTCATTAAG GCTGCCCTGTGTGCTGGGAGCTATCCCAACATGGTCAGAGTGGACAGGGAAAACCTCTGGCTGACTACACA GATGGAGAAGAGTGTTCGTTTCCACAACACATCTGTTCTCGGACAAGCGGCAAACCCAAAGGTCACAGTAGCGCTGTCCCATGCCCAGAGCGTCACCAAGCTGCCTACTGATTGGCTAGTGTATGAGGAGATCTCAAG AGCACACCGCTATGCCTATGTGCGATGCTGCACATTGATGAGTCCAGTGACAGTCGCCATATTTGCCGGCCCATCTCGTCTCCCACTGGACGCTCTGACAGACCCCAACGCCCCTGACAACAGACCTGGGG GTGACGACCAGTTTGAGAACTACAGTGACAGTGGAGGGGAGGAGGGGGAGAACAACAAGCGCGCCACTACCAAGTTAGACGACTGGATTTCATTCAAACTAGATTCAGAG GCGGCACACCTGCTGCTACAGCTGCGGTTTAAGTGGCATTCTCTCTTCCTGCGCCGTATGAGAGCACCTGCCAAGCCATGGTCACAGGTAGACGAG GGTGTTATCCGAGCTGTGATTGGTGTGCTGTCCAGCGAAGAGCAGGCCCTGGGTCTCCAACAGCCTTCTGGGATAGGGCAGAGGCCACGCCCAATGT TTAACTGGGATTTTTCCTCTTCAGCCACAGAGTCCTATGGATCCCAGCGAGGCAGCAGAAAGAACTCTACTGAG AACCAAGTACCTGAACCCTCCTTCCTTGCCTTGTGGAAG TCTAATGAGTCTGTGCCAGTGGGAGAGGAGAACAAGGGTGACAG GTTCTACCCACGAACCAGTCCGGCCAACAGGGAGAAGAGAATCCTGAAGAGGGATTACA GGTCTCCACGAGAGTTTGACAACCGTTCAGATCGCTCGTCGGTGAAGTCTGCGTCAGCCAACAGCAGCCAGGCCTCCAGTCGCACCAGTAGCTGTACCACCAGCCCCTGCCCCTCCCCCAACCACACCAGGGGCGGGGAGAGGACCCCACCCTCCTCTGCCTCCAGTAGGAGTGGGGGGAGAAATACACCCCCACAGCGGGTCAGGACACCCCCCTTTGTGAGCCCCAAGGGTGGGAGGACTCCACAACAGTCTCCAAATGTCAG aaGTGACAAGTCCTCGCCAGGAGCTGGTGTCTCAGATCCCAACCGTTACTTCATCCTGAAGTGTAACAACCAACGGAACCTGGACATCGCCATGAACCAGAGTATCTGGGCAACCACACCCAGCAATGAGAAGAAACTCAACAAGGCTTTTAAA GATTGCCAGAATGTCTACCTGGTGTTTTCGGTTCAAGGTAGTGGGCACTTTCAAG GGTATGCTCGCATGGCTTCCTCTATCAGTAAGGACAAGGTTCCAGAGTTCAGCTCAGCTTCTCTTGGAGGAGCCTTCCAGATAGAGTGGATTAAAAG AATGAGCATCCCGTTCCAAGCTGCCCACCACCTCCTGAACCCATGGAATGAGAACAAGAAGGTCCAGATCAGCCGGGACGGACAG GAGATTGAGCCCCAGGTGGGtgagcagctgctgaaggcctGGGATCGTCCGGTCACCATCCTCAACAGGAGCCCAGGCAGCAGTCGCCCCTCCTCACGACCTTCCTCTGGACCTCCCTCCAAAACATCCTCCCCGCAGGGCTCAcctaaaggtcagaggtcacaggaGCAGAGGTTTGCTGGCAGTCAGAAGTCGAAGGACAGTGTAACAGGGAAGAGTAACCAGCTGCCGGTTCCCCCGGTACACTGGCAGACAGAAGCTTCTGCAGAGTCTGCCATTGAGGGCAGTCAAACAGAGCCTCCATCCACTGCAGGAGAAGCTGCAAACTTAGTGCTAGCCATACCGCAGACTTCTACCTCCAGCTCCAGCAGCTCCAGCCCTCAGGAGGAGGCCAGCCTGCCCTCCCCTTCACAAGCAGTGGTAGAACCTGCACAACAGGAGCCTCCAGCCCCCGCTGTAGTGGAACCATCCGAGGGGATGCCGGGAGTCGGGTGTGACGTTCCCCCCGCTGGGGGCGAGGCAGCCCACCCCAGGGGTGCTTCACCCCCACTAGCTGTTACCCCACCACCTGCTTTTGACCCCACCTTACCCATGGGAAGCGCCACACCTACCATGCCCGACCCCTCACTCCCACAGGACTAA
- the LOC118409255 gene encoding 3'-5' RNA helicase YTHDC2-like isoform X4 yields the protein MASRGSGRPPPRPRSRNSPPVGQQGMGERMHQGGGNRSGMSRPGSASPQPQGGEGGKRGGRPPPLHKREICIDEEVKIAVRIAVEKFRYNESQKEYEFPSSLTSVERAFIHRYCQSLGIKTKSRGKGSNRYLTIFKKDSRTMGLGTATFSLCRSARHHTHTLLQRFPITGRERQELMPRTERGIGEGHSRDGNRASGLNGRLNNGIQQVPPPRSQSEYDNFRRTLPVAVLQEVIVKTVNENQVVLIAGETGSGKTTQVPQFILDDAQRSNRPCRIICTQPRRISALTVAERVASERGEKIGQTVGYQIRLESRVSPRTLLTFCTNGVLLRTLMGGDSALTTITHVIVDEIHERDRFSDFLLIKLREMLGYFKGLKVVLMSATLNTELFQQYFGSCPIINVSGNLFDVTEFFLEDVLRSTNYSNQKMQKYKKERGQLEQQQSSLDQWYQQSGTPAPGVVSPKEQLTQHLAEKDLDTAQQEDYEVSDLQDIPQERDVSEMEPWLIQEMDKCIMTAWLNNDADAYVQLFHLIMSENVSVDYRHSETCSTTLMIAAGRGNMAAVEQLLALGANINLRAPNGLTALDWARKFGQTDTVEVLEAYIASSEITVSDDTLLVSESSQLSTEDRELLKAYHQSFDDEHVDLDLILCLLFNICSSQEEGAILVFLPGYEEIVTLRDAIMWDDKRFSDTSRYQVYTLHSAMQSGDQKRVFQQAPAGVRKIILSTNIAETSVTINDVVFVIDSGKVKEKSFDALTSVSMLKSVWVSKASAQQRKGRAGRCRPGVCFHLFSRVRYESLQEYQDPELLRTPLQELCLQTKLLSAPNTPIAEFLAKAPEPPAFLVLRNAVQLLKTVDALDMWEDLTELGHHMVDLPIEPRLAKMVLYSVVLKCLDPVLTIACALAYRDPFILPNQPSQKRAAVYCRKKFSAGAYSDHMALLRAFQGWQKAKSDGWERSFCEKNFLCQATMEMIFGMRTQLLGQLRASGFVRARGGGDIRDLNTNSENWAVIKAALCAGSYPNMVRVDRENLWLTTQMEKSVRFHNTSVLGQAANPKVTVALSHAQSVTKLPTDWLVYEEISRAHRYAYVRCCTLMSPVTVAIFAGPSRLPLDALTDPNAPDNRPGGDDQFENYSDSGGEEGENNKRATTKLDDWISFKLDSEAAHLLLQLRFKWHSLFLRRMRAPAKPWSQVDEGVIRAVIGVLSSEEQALGLQQPSGIGQRPRPMFNWDFSSSATESYGSQRGSRKNSTESNESVPVGEENKGDRFYPRTSPANREKRILKRDYRSPREFDNRSDRSSVKSASANSSQASSRTSSCTTSPCPSPNHTRGGERTPPSSASSRSGGRNTPPQRVRTPPFVSPKGGRTPQQSPNVRSDKSSPGAGVSDPNRYFILKCNNQRNLDIAMNQSIWATTPSNEKKLNKAFKDCQNVYLVFSVQGSGHFQGYARMASSISKDKVPEFSSASLGGAFQIEWIKRMSIPFQAAHHLLNPWNENKKVQISRDGQEIEPQVGEQLLKAWDRPVTILNRSPGSSRPSSRPSSGPPSKTSSPQGSPKGQRSQEQRFAGSQKSKDSVTGKSNQLPVPPVHWQTEASAESAIEGSQTEPPSTAGEAANLVLAIPQTSTSSSSSSSPQEEASLPSPSQAVVEPAQQEPPAPAVVEPSEGMPGVGCDVPPAGGEAAHPRGASPPLAVTPPPAFDPTLPMGSATPTMPDPSLPQD from the exons ATGGCGAGCCGGGGGTCAGGCCGACCGCCTCCGAGACCCAGATCTCGAAACTCTCCTCCTGTGGGTCAGCAGGGGATGGGGGAGAGGATGCACCAGGGAGGAGGGAACAG ATCTGGTATGTCTCGTCCTGGAAGCGCCTCTCCTCAGCCTCAGGGTGGGGAAGGTGGGAAGAGAGGGGGGCGACCGCCACCTCTGCACAAGAGAGAAATCTGCATTGACGAGGAGGTAAAGATTGCTGTCAGGATTGCTGTGGAGAAGTTCAGATATAACGAGAGTCAGAAAG AGTATGAATTTCCATCAAGTTTGACGTCAGTAGAGAGAGCCTTCATCCACAGATACTGTCAGAGCCTGGGAATCAAGACAAAGAGTAGAGG AAAGGGCAGCAACCGCTACCTGACAATCTTCAAGAAGGACAGCCGGACGATGGGGCTGGGTACAGCCACCTTCAGCCTGTGCCGCAGTGCCAGGCACCACACGCACACCCTCCTACAGAGGTTCCCTATCACTGGCAGGGAGAGACAAGAGCTCATGCCCAGGACTGAGAGGGGGATAGGAGAAG GACACAGTAGAGATGGGAACAGAGCTTCAGGGTTGAACGGTCGCCTGAACAACGGTATCCAGCAGGTGCCCCCTCCCCGGTCACAGTCGGAGTACGACAACTTTCGCAGGACCCTGCCTGTGGCTGTCCTCCAGGAAGTCATTGTCAAGACTGTCAATGAGAACCAGGTGGTGCTGATTGCTGGGGAAACTGGGTCAGGGAAGACTACTCAG GTCCCCCAGTTTATCTTAGATGATGCCCAACGTAGCAATCGGCCATGTCGGATCATCTGCACCCAGCCACGCAGAATCTCTGCCCTGACAGTGGCAGAGAGGGTGGCAAGTGAGAGGGGAGAGAAGATTGGACAAACTGTGGGCTACCAGATCAGACTGGAAAGCAG GGTGTCTCCGAGAACCTTGCTGACATTCTGTACCAATGGTGTGTTGCTGAGAACTCTGATGGGAGGGGACAGTGCACTGACTACCATCAcacatgtcattgtg GATGAGATCCATGAGCGAGACAGGTTTAGTGACTTCCTGCTGATCAAGCTGCGTGAGATGCTGGGCTACTTCAAGGGCCTGAAGGTTGTCCTCATGAGTGCAACCCTCAACACTGAACTGTTCCAGCAGTACTTCGGAAGCTGTCCAATCATCAATG TTTCAGGAAACCTGTTTGATGTGACAGAATTTTTCTTGGAAGATGTTTTAAGAAG CACCAACTACTCCAACCAGAAAATGCAGAAGTACAAGAAAGAGAGGGGACAAT TGGAACAACAGCAGTCCTCATTAGACCAGTGGTACCAACAGAGCGGCACCCCTGCCCCAGGAGTGGTTAGTCCCAAAGAACAGCTGACCCAGCACCTGGCTGAGAAGGACTTGGACACAGCACAGCAGGAGGACTATGAGGTCAGCGACCTACAGGACATCCCCCAG GAGAGGGATGTGAGTGAGATGGAACCCTGGCTGATACAGGAGATGGATAAGTGCATCATGACTGCCTGGCTAAAT AACGATGCCGATGCCTATGTGCAGTTGTTCCATCTCATCATGAGTGAGAATGTCAGCG tTGACTATCGGCACAGCGAGACCTGCTCCACCACCCTGATGATTGCCGCTGGTCGAGGCAACATGGCAGCAGTGGAACAGCTGTTAGCACTGGGAGCCAACATCAACCTCAGAGCACCCAACGGATT GACTGCACTTGACTGGGCAAGAAAGTTTGGCCAGACAGATACTGTGGAGGTGCTAGAAGCTTACAT AGCATCCAGTGAGATCACAGTGAGTGATGACACCCTGCTGGTGAGTGAGAGCAGCCAGTTGAGTACAGAAGACAGGGAACTGCTGAAGGCATACCACCAGAGCTTTGATGATGAACATGTGGACCTGGACCTCATCCTGTGTCTTCTCTTTAACATCTGTAGCAGCCAGGAGGAAG GAGCCATCCTGGTGTTCTTACCTGGCTATGAGGAGATAGTGACCCTGCGAGATGCCATCATGTGGGACGACAAGAGGTTCTCCGATACCAGCAG GTACCAGGTGTACACTCTACACTCTGCCATGCAGTCAGGGGACCAGAAAAGGGTTTTCCAGCAGGCTCCTGCAGGAGTCAGGAAAATT aTCCTGTCAACCAACATTGCTGAAACCAGTGTGACCATCAATGATGTGGTGTTTGTAATAGACTCAGGAAAAGTGAAAGAG AAATCCTTTGATGCTCTGACATCAGTGTCTATGCTGAAAAGCGTGTGGGTGTCTAAAGCCAGTGCCCAGCAGAGGAAGGGCAg GGCAGGGCGGTGTCGGCCAGGTGTGTGTTTCCACCTGTTCAGCAGAGTGAGGTACGAGAGCCTACAGGAGTACCAGGACCCTGAGCTGCTCAGGACTCCGCTACAG GAACTTTGTCTGCAGACCAAGCTCCTGTCTGCACCCAACACCCCCATTGCAGAGTTCCTTGCCAAGGCGCCTGAACCACCTGCTTTCCTGGTGCTGAGAAATGCTGTTCAGTTGCTGAAG ACGGTAGATGCCCTGGACATGTGGGAGGACCTGACAGAGCTGGGGCACCACATGGTGGACCTGCCCATTGAGCCCAGACTGGCCAAGATGGTGCTGTACTCTGTGGTGCTCAAATGTCTGGATCCTGTCCTCACTATCGCCTGTGCTTTGGCATACAGGGATCCCT TTATCCTGCCCAACCAGCCATCCCAGAAGCGTGCAGCTGTGTACTGTAGGAAGAAGTTCTCTGCCGGTGCTTACAGCGATCACATGGCCCTCCTGAGAGCATTTCAG GGCTGGCAGAAGGCCAAGAGTGATGGCTGGGAGCGCAGCTTCTGTGAGAAGAACTTCCTCTGCCAGGCCACCATGGAGATGATCTTCGGCATGAG GACTCAGCTGTTGGGCCAGCTGCGGGCCTCTGGGTTTGTACGCGCACGAGGAGGGGGGGACATCAGGGACCTGAACACCAACTCTGAGAACTGGGCAGTCATTAAG GCTGCCCTGTGTGCTGGGAGCTATCCCAACATGGTCAGAGTGGACAGGGAAAACCTCTGGCTGACTACACA GATGGAGAAGAGTGTTCGTTTCCACAACACATCTGTTCTCGGACAAGCGGCAAACCCAAAGGTCACAGTAGCGCTGTCCCATGCCCAGAGCGTCACCAAGCTGCCTACTGATTGGCTAGTGTATGAGGAGATCTCAAG AGCACACCGCTATGCCTATGTGCGATGCTGCACATTGATGAGTCCAGTGACAGTCGCCATATTTGCCGGCCCATCTCGTCTCCCACTGGACGCTCTGACAGACCCCAACGCCCCTGACAACAGACCTGGGG GTGACGACCAGTTTGAGAACTACAGTGACAGTGGAGGGGAGGAGGGGGAGAACAACAAGCGCGCCACTACCAAGTTAGACGACTGGATTTCATTCAAACTAGATTCAGAG GCGGCACACCTGCTGCTACAGCTGCGGTTTAAGTGGCATTCTCTCTTCCTGCGCCGTATGAGAGCACCTGCCAAGCCATGGTCACAGGTAGACGAG GGTGTTATCCGAGCTGTGATTGGTGTGCTGTCCAGCGAAGAGCAGGCCCTGGGTCTCCAACAGCCTTCTGGGATAGGGCAGAGGCCACGCCCAATGT TTAACTGGGATTTTTCCTCTTCAGCCACAGAGTCCTATGGATCCCAGCGAGGCAGCAGAAAGAACTCTACTGAG TCTAATGAGTCTGTGCCAGTGGGAGAGGAGAACAAGGGTGACAG GTTCTACCCACGAACCAGTCCGGCCAACAGGGAGAAGAGAATCCTGAAGAGGGATTACA GGTCTCCACGAGAGTTTGACAACCGTTCAGATCGCTCGTCGGTGAAGTCTGCGTCAGCCAACAGCAGCCAGGCCTCCAGTCGCACCAGTAGCTGTACCACCAGCCCCTGCCCCTCCCCCAACCACACCAGGGGCGGGGAGAGGACCCCACCCTCCTCTGCCTCCAGTAGGAGTGGGGGGAGAAATACACCCCCACAGCGGGTCAGGACACCCCCCTTTGTGAGCCCCAAGGGTGGGAGGACTCCACAACAGTCTCCAAATGTCAG aaGTGACAAGTCCTCGCCAGGAGCTGGTGTCTCAGATCCCAACCGTTACTTCATCCTGAAGTGTAACAACCAACGGAACCTGGACATCGCCATGAACCAGAGTATCTGGGCAACCACACCCAGCAATGAGAAGAAACTCAACAAGGCTTTTAAA GATTGCCAGAATGTCTACCTGGTGTTTTCGGTTCAAGGTAGTGGGCACTTTCAAG GGTATGCTCGCATGGCTTCCTCTATCAGTAAGGACAAGGTTCCAGAGTTCAGCTCAGCTTCTCTTGGAGGAGCCTTCCAGATAGAGTGGATTAAAAG AATGAGCATCCCGTTCCAAGCTGCCCACCACCTCCTGAACCCATGGAATGAGAACAAGAAGGTCCAGATCAGCCGGGACGGACAG GAGATTGAGCCCCAGGTGGGtgagcagctgctgaaggcctGGGATCGTCCGGTCACCATCCTCAACAGGAGCCCAGGCAGCAGTCGCCCCTCCTCACGACCTTCCTCTGGACCTCCCTCCAAAACATCCTCCCCGCAGGGCTCAcctaaaggtcagaggtcacaggaGCAGAGGTTTGCTGGCAGTCAGAAGTCGAAGGACAGTGTAACAGGGAAGAGTAACCAGCTGCCGGTTCCCCCGGTACACTGGCAGACAGAAGCTTCTGCAGAGTCTGCCATTGAGGGCAGTCAAACAGAGCCTCCATCCACTGCAGGAGAAGCTGCAAACTTAGTGCTAGCCATACCGCAGACTTCTACCTCCAGCTCCAGCAGCTCCAGCCCTCAGGAGGAGGCCAGCCTGCCCTCCCCTTCACAAGCAGTGGTAGAACCTGCACAACAGGAGCCTCCAGCCCCCGCTGTAGTGGAACCATCCGAGGGGATGCCGGGAGTCGGGTGTGACGTTCCCCCCGCTGGGGGCGAGGCAGCCCACCCCAGGGGTGCTTCACCCCCACTAGCTGTTACCCCACCACCTGCTTTTGACCCCACCTTACCCATGGGAAGCGCCACACCTACCATGCCCGACCCCTCACTCCCACAGGACTAA